The genomic stretch CCTTTCGGAAGGGTATCGAAACCGGCGCCGGGGCGATCACAACAACCCTTCTTTACAGCAAATACCAGAGGCACGACGACATAAAGACCATCGGTGAAGAACTGAGCAACACATATGGCATACCCTTTCTCTACAGGGATTTTCGTAAGGGCTGGAAAGAGGGCGTGGAGGAATCAAAGAGGATCAACATGTACAGGCAGCAATACTGCGGCTGCATCTTCAGTGAAAAAGACCGCTATGGAGGGGGATAATGCCTGCGATGGGTAAGGTCTTCATTATCCTCGGCGTCATCTTTATCGTAATAGGACTTGCCTTTATGTTCGGCGACAAGATCCCCTTTCTCGGGAAGCTGCCCGGTGATATCTATATCAAAAGGGAGCGGTTCAGCTTCTACTTCCCCCTCACGACGAGTATCCTTATCAGCATTGTCCTGATGATCCTTTTCTCCATTTTCAGAAAATAGGCGGATAAAATGGAACAGAAAAAACGAAAGGCCGTCGTACTGCTGAGCGGTGGACTTGATTCAACAACAACCCTCGCCATGGCGCTGCGGTACGGCTTTGAGGTCTATGCCCTTACGTTGCGTTACGGCCAGCGGCACGAGGTAGAGGTCATGGCTGCAGAAAGGGTAGCGACTTCTTTTAACGTTGCCCGGCATATTACGATAGATGTTGACCTGCGGCGCTTCGGAGGCTCTGCCCTTACCGACAATATAGCCGTTCCGAAAGGTCGGGAATTCGTTGAAATTGCCCATGGTATACCGGCCACCTATGTCCCGGCACGGAATACCATCTTCCTCTCTTTAGCCCTGGCCTGGGCAGAGGTCCTGGGGGCTTATGATATCTTTATCGGCGTCAATGCACTTGACTACAGTGGCTACCCCGACTGCAGGCCGGAATACATTCAGGCCTTTGAGGAGATGGCAAACCTCGCTACAAAGGCAGGTGTGGAAGGTGAACACTTTACCATCCATATGCCGCTTATCAATATGACCAAGGCGGAGATTATCAGGAAGGGCCATGAGCTGGGAGTTGACTTTTCAATAACCAGCACCTGCTACGACCCTTCACCGGACGGCAGACCATGCGGGCAATGCGACGCCTGTATCTTACGGCAGAAAGGCTTTGCAGAGAGCGGGTCCAAAGACCCTCTATTGTACAACAAAGACGGGGAGCGTCCATAATGGATTACCAGGTGAAAGAGATATATTATACCCTCCAGGGAGAAGGCCTGCACGCGGGGAGGCCCGCTATCTTTTGTCGGTTCTCCGGATGCAATCTCGCCTGTGACTTCTGCGATACCGACTTCAACGGTACTGACGGTCCAGGCGGCGGCATCTTCGAAAACCCCGAAACGCTGGCGATGAACACCGCAAACATGTTCCCCGGTCCCGGCACTCACCCTTTTCTTGCTTTCGTTGTATGCACGGGGGGTGAGCCGGCGCTCCAGATGGATGAGGCCCTTGTTACCGCCTTCCATAACCATGGTCTCGAGGTGGGAATAGAGACCAACGGAACACTCCCTTTACCGAAAGGCATAGACTGGGTCTGTGTTAGTCCCAAGGCCGGGACTGAGGTTGTC from Syntrophorhabdaceae bacterium encodes the following:
- a CDS encoding epoxyqueuosine reductase QueH; this encodes FRKGIETGAGAITTTLLYSKYQRHDDIKTIGEELSNTYGIPFLYRDFRKGWKEGVEESKRINMYRQQYCGCIFSEKDRYGGG
- a CDS encoding DUF2905 domain-containing protein, whose product is MPAMGKVFIILGVIFIVIGLAFMFGDKIPFLGKLPGDIYIKRERFSFYFPLTTSILISIVLMILFSIFRK
- the queC gene encoding 7-cyano-7-deazaguanine synthase QueC; translated protein: MEQKKRKAVVLLSGGLDSTTTLAMALRYGFEVYALTLRYGQRHEVEVMAAERVATSFNVARHITIDVDLRRFGGSALTDNIAVPKGREFVEIAHGIPATYVPARNTIFLSLALAWAEVLGAYDIFIGVNALDYSGYPDCRPEYIQAFEEMANLATKAGVEGEHFTIHMPLINMTKAEIIRKGHELGVDFSITSTCYDPSPDGRPCGQCDACILRQKGFAESGSKDPLLYNKDGERP
- the queE gene encoding 7-carboxy-7-deazaguanine synthase, yielding MDYQVKEIYYTLQGEGLHAGRPAIFCRFSGCNLACDFCDTDFNGTDGPGGGIFENPETLAMNTANMFPGPGTHPFLAFVVCTGGEPALQMDEALVTAFHNHGLEVGIETNGTLPLPKGIDWVCVSPKAGTEVVIRSGDELKLVFPQEGAEPERFEHLNFKYFFLQPMDGPDLKANTQKAVEYCLHHPRWRLSLQTHKLLGIG